One Streptomyces hundungensis DNA segment encodes these proteins:
- a CDS encoding SCO family protein: protein MRTKTALTAAALAAAAALTLTACGGSGDSGSNSPVADVSAPAKTQAATVLDRPFAKPDFVLTDTSGKKFDFRAETKGKPTLIYFGYTNCPDVCPLTMGNIAIAKKALPKADQDKLQVVFVTTDPERDTPASLGKWLKGQDPSFIGLTGDFATIQKGARQIGIGIDPPSKDKDGKVVSMHGAQVIAFSPKTDQGYVLYGQDAKVDDYTKDLPKIIKGENP from the coding sequence ATGCGCACCAAGACCGCGCTGACTGCCGCCGCCCTGGCGGCGGCAGCGGCGCTCACCCTGACCGCGTGCGGCGGCAGCGGCGACAGTGGCTCCAACAGCCCCGTCGCCGATGTCTCCGCCCCGGCGAAGACCCAGGCCGCGACCGTGCTCGACCGGCCGTTCGCCAAGCCCGACTTCGTCCTCACCGACACCAGCGGCAAGAAGTTCGACTTCCGCGCCGAGACCAAGGGCAAGCCGACGCTCATCTACTTCGGCTACACCAACTGCCCGGACGTCTGCCCGCTCACCATGGGCAACATCGCCATCGCCAAGAAGGCGCTGCCCAAGGCCGACCAGGACAAGCTCCAGGTCGTCTTCGTGACGACCGACCCCGAGCGCGACACCCCCGCGTCGCTCGGCAAGTGGCTCAAGGGCCAGGACCCCTCCTTCATCGGGTTGACCGGCGACTTCGCCACCATCCAGAAGGGCGCCCGCCAGATCGGCATCGGCATCGACCCGCCCAGCAAGGACAAGGACGGCAAGGTCGTCTCCATGCACGGCGCCCAGGTCATCGCCTTCTCCCCCAAGACCGACCAGGGCTACGTCCTGTACGGCCAGGACGCGAAGGTCGACGACTACACCAAGGACCTGCCGAAGATCATCAAGGGGGAGAACCCGTGA
- a CDS encoding copper chaperone PCu(A)C, which translates to MNRRTTHAARSSVAAVIALSAGLALAGCSDSADAKPKLQVSDAFMPVPTSDMAGGFLVVKNDGKTADKLTKVTSELSDDITIHETKDQKMQEVKSFDIPAGGELNLERGGNHIMFMGLKKKPQQGEKVTVELHFEKADPVKVDLAVKEATYNPKHH; encoded by the coding sequence GTGAACCGCCGCACCACCCACGCCGCCCGCTCGTCCGTCGCCGCCGTCATAGCCCTGTCCGCGGGCCTGGCCCTCGCGGGCTGCTCGGACAGCGCCGACGCCAAGCCGAAGCTCCAGGTGAGCGACGCGTTCATGCCGGTGCCGACCAGCGACATGGCCGGCGGCTTCCTCGTCGTCAAGAACGACGGCAAGACCGCCGACAAGCTCACCAAGGTCACCAGCGAGCTCTCCGACGACATCACCATCCACGAGACCAAGGACCAGAAGATGCAGGAGGTGAAGTCCTTCGACATCCCGGCGGGCGGCGAGCTGAACCTCGAACGCGGCGGCAACCACATCATGTTCATGGGTCTCAAGAAGAAGCCCCAGCAGGGCGAGAAGGTCACCGTGGAGCTGCACTTCGAGAAGGCCGACCCGGTCAAGGTCGACCTCGCGGTGAAGGAAGCCACCTACAACCCGAAGCACCACTGA
- the efeB gene encoding iron uptake transporter deferrochelatase/peroxidase subunit, with protein MSETKNSERAPAASAEPVLDLSRRKLLATVGGVGAAGLALGAAAGAGGYAAVETPDDTSPLASVGSTQVMFHGKHQAGISTPLQSTGHLIAFDLAPGAGRKEAAALLRRWSETARALMAGEPTSSGDTGVALDAGPSSLTVTFGFGHSFFDRTGMADRRPAQLDPLPDFSADQLDPKRSNGDLWVQIGADDALVAFHALRALQRDAGSAARPRWQMNGFNRTPGATEKPMTARNLMGQVDGTNNPKTTDADFERRVFVPDTGQPAWMANGSYAVVRRIRMLLDTWEKLPLTEQEQVIGRKKSNGAPLSGGTETTKMRLDAFGPDGKPVIPANAHARIAAPEQNGGAAMLRRAFSFHDGIAADGTPDAGLLFVCWQADPLHGFVPVQRKLDRGDALSPFLRHEASGLFAVPGGPRAGEYVGQRLLES; from the coding sequence ATGAGCGAGACCAAGAACTCCGAGCGGGCCCCGGCCGCCTCCGCCGAGCCCGTCCTCGACCTCTCCCGGCGCAAGCTGCTCGCCACCGTGGGCGGGGTGGGCGCGGCGGGTCTGGCGCTGGGCGCGGCGGCCGGCGCCGGCGGGTACGCGGCCGTCGAAACCCCCGACGACACCAGCCCCTTGGCATCGGTCGGTTCCACGCAGGTGATGTTTCACGGGAAACATCAAGCGGGGATCAGCACTCCGCTTCAGTCCACCGGCCATCTGATCGCCTTCGACCTGGCCCCCGGCGCCGGACGCAAGGAGGCGGCCGCCCTGCTGCGCCGCTGGTCGGAGACGGCCAGGGCCCTGATGGCGGGCGAGCCCACGAGCAGCGGCGACACCGGCGTCGCCCTGGACGCCGGCCCTTCCTCGCTGACCGTCACCTTCGGCTTCGGCCACAGCTTCTTCGACCGTACGGGGATGGCCGACCGGCGCCCCGCACAACTGGACCCGCTGCCCGACTTCTCCGCCGACCAGCTCGACCCCAAGCGCTCCAACGGCGACCTGTGGGTGCAGATCGGCGCGGACGACGCCCTGGTCGCCTTCCACGCGCTGCGCGCCCTCCAGCGCGACGCCGGTTCCGCCGCGCGACCGCGCTGGCAGATGAACGGCTTCAACCGCACCCCGGGCGCCACCGAGAAGCCGATGACCGCCCGCAATCTGATGGGTCAGGTCGACGGCACCAACAATCCCAAGACCACGGACGCCGACTTCGAGCGGCGCGTCTTCGTGCCGGACACCGGACAGCCCGCCTGGATGGCGAACGGCTCCTACGCCGTCGTACGCCGGATCCGGATGCTCCTGGACACCTGGGAGAAGCTGCCGCTCACCGAGCAGGAGCAGGTGATCGGCCGCAAGAAGTCGAACGGCGCCCCTCTTTCGGGGGGTACGGAGACCACGAAGATGCGGCTCGACGCGTTCGGCCCGGACGGCAAGCCGGTCATCCCGGCCAACGCCCACGCCCGGATCGCCGCCCCGGAACAGAACGGCGGCGCGGCCATGCTGCGACGCGCCTTCTCCTTCCACGACGGCATCGCCGCCGACGGCACCCCGGACGCGGGTCTGCTCTTCGTCTGCTGGCAGGCCGATCCGCTCCATGGCTTCGTGCCGGTGCAGCGCAAGCTCGACCGGGGGGACGCCCTGTCCCCGTTCCTGCGGCATGAGGCGAGCGGCCTGTTCGCGGTGCCGGGCGGGCCCCGTGCGGGCGAATACGTGGGCCAGCGGCTGCTGGAGTCCTGA
- a CDS encoding copper resistance CopC/CopD family protein, whose translation MTAIAPPLRTTASRPLTRLALITVALLGALFAGAAPASAHAALTSSDPKDGAVVATAPAQVALTFSEGVALDANSIRVLDPTGKRSDTAELVNLCSGDVVKYGVRLRTGIPNGTYTVAWQAISADSHPVSGAFTFSIGAPSATTAVLPTQEVGGGLVGALYGIARYAAYGGFVLLVGGAAFVLVCWRRGAGVGPVQRVVVGGWLTMTAATLAMLLLRTPYTGSGNLSDAFDLNGLRAVLETKPGAALISRLLLLGAAALFVSVLFGAYAKREDEAEKQDLTFGLAIGGTVVAAGLAATWALAEHASTGLQPGVAMPVDVLHLLAVAAWLGGLVTLLVVLYRAPGIERAAVLRFSRVAFWSVAVLAATGVYQSWRQVGAWSALIDTTYGQLLLVKVALVAVLVATASFSRRWTARLSERAAPETEAAATVEQRASEPEPVTVPDDGKDAQRAAQLARQRAAMSTAREKRIRDADPERSGLRRTVLAEAGIAVVLLAVTTVLTQTEPGRTQQAVDRARAGSQVAVADRPVDIRLPFDTGGQNGKGTVKVTLDPGGTGSNDLHVYLEDPAGAPKDAPEVKVAFTLAAKSVGPLPVAPDRITAGHWSASGVQIPMAGDWQIAVTVRTSEIDETTVDKNVKIG comes from the coding sequence ATGACGGCCATCGCCCCACCCCTTCGAACCACCGCGAGCAGGCCGCTGACCAGGCTGGCGCTCATCACGGTGGCGCTGCTCGGCGCGCTGTTCGCGGGCGCCGCACCCGCGTCCGCGCACGCCGCGCTGACCAGCAGCGACCCGAAGGACGGGGCGGTGGTCGCCACCGCACCCGCACAGGTCGCCCTCACCTTCTCCGAGGGCGTCGCCCTGGACGCCAACTCCATCCGGGTCCTCGACCCCACCGGCAAGCGCTCGGACACCGCCGAACTCGTCAACCTGTGCAGCGGGGACGTCGTCAAGTACGGCGTCCGGCTGCGCACCGGCATCCCCAACGGCACCTACACGGTGGCCTGGCAGGCGATCTCCGCCGACAGCCACCCCGTCTCCGGCGCCTTCACCTTCTCCATCGGCGCCCCCTCCGCCACCACCGCGGTCCTGCCCACCCAGGAGGTCGGCGGCGGCCTCGTCGGCGCCCTCTACGGCATCGCCCGGTACGCGGCGTACGGCGGCTTCGTGCTCCTGGTCGGCGGCGCCGCGTTCGTGCTGGTCTGCTGGCGGCGCGGGGCGGGCGTGGGTCCCGTACAGCGGGTCGTGGTCGGCGGCTGGCTCACGATGACCGCCGCCACCCTCGCGATGCTGCTGCTTCGCACCCCCTACACCGGCTCCGGGAACCTCTCCGACGCCTTCGACCTGAACGGGCTGCGGGCCGTCCTGGAGACCAAGCCGGGCGCCGCGCTCATCTCCCGGCTGCTGCTGCTCGGCGCCGCCGCGCTGTTCGTCTCGGTCCTGTTCGGCGCGTACGCCAAGAGGGAGGACGAGGCCGAGAAGCAGGACCTCACCTTCGGCCTGGCCATCGGCGGCACCGTGGTCGCCGCCGGGCTCGCCGCGACCTGGGCGCTCGCCGAACACGCCTCGACCGGGCTGCAACCGGGCGTCGCCATGCCCGTCGACGTGCTGCACCTGCTGGCGGTGGCGGCCTGGCTGGGCGGACTCGTCACGCTGCTCGTCGTCCTGTACCGCGCGCCGGGCATCGAACGCGCCGCCGTGCTGCGGTTCTCACGCGTCGCGTTCTGGAGCGTGGCCGTCCTCGCGGCGACCGGCGTCTACCAGTCCTGGCGACAGGTCGGCGCCTGGTCGGCGCTCATCGACACCACCTACGGGCAACTCCTGCTGGTCAAGGTCGCCCTGGTGGCCGTCCTCGTCGCGACCGCCTCCTTCTCGCGGCGGTGGACCGCGCGCCTGTCCGAGCGGGCCGCGCCCGAGACCGAGGCCGCCGCGACCGTCGAGCAGCGCGCGAGCGAGCCGGAGCCCGTCACCGTCCCCGACGACGGCAAGGACGCCCAGCGGGCCGCCCAACTCGCGCGCCAGCGGGCCGCGATGAGCACCGCCCGCGAGAAGCGGATCCGCGACGCCGACCCGGAGCGGTCCGGGCTGCGCCGCACCGTCCTGGCCGAGGCCGGCATCGCCGTGGTGCTGCTCGCGGTCACCACGGTGCTGACCCAGACCGAACCCGGCCGCACCCAGCAGGCCGTGGACCGGGCCAGGGCCGGCTCCCAGGTCGCCGTCGCGGACCGGCCCGTCGACATCCGGCTGCCCTTCGACACCGGCGGCCAGAACGGCAAGGGCACCGTCAAGGTCACCCTCGATCCCGGCGGTACCGGCTCCAACGACCTGCACGTCTATCTCGAGGACCCGGCGGGCGCGCCGAAGGACGCCCCCGAGGTCAAGGTCGCCTTCACGCTCGCCGCCAAGTCCGTCGGGCCGCTGCCCGTCGCGCCCGACCGCATCACCGCCGGACACTGGAGCGCGAGCGGAGTGCAGATCCCGATGGCGGGCGACTGGCAGATCGCGGTGACCGTACGCACCTCCGAGATCGACGAGACCACCGTGGACAAGAATGTCAAGATCGGCTGA
- a CDS encoding YcnI family protein yields MNAVRSRTRVALVGSVAAGSVLLLSGTAFAHVTVQPEGAAAKGGYAVVDFKVPNERDNAKTVKVEVNLPTDHPLASVMPQPVPGWNVEVTKSKLDKPLTVHGKQINEAVTKVTWSGGSIEAGQFQKFPLSIGSLPTDTDQLVFKALQTYDNNEVVRWIQEPQSGAAEPANPAPTLKLTAATAGHGGTAPAADKDAAAAKPEASSSSNTDTTARVLGGVGIAVGVAGVAFGVFAGRRRSA; encoded by the coding sequence ATGAACGCTGTCCGTTCGCGCACCCGTGTCGCCCTCGTCGGTTCCGTCGCCGCGGGCTCCGTCCTGCTGCTCTCGGGAACGGCCTTCGCCCACGTCACCGTGCAGCCCGAGGGAGCGGCCGCCAAGGGCGGTTACGCCGTCGTCGACTTCAAGGTCCCCAACGAGCGCGACAACGCCAAGACGGTCAAGGTCGAGGTCAACCTGCCGACCGACCACCCGCTGGCGTCCGTCATGCCGCAGCCGGTGCCGGGCTGGAACGTCGAAGTCACCAAGTCCAAGCTCGACAAGCCGCTGACCGTGCACGGCAAGCAGATCAACGAGGCCGTCACCAAGGTGACGTGGAGCGGCGGCAGCATCGAGGCCGGCCAGTTCCAGAAGTTCCCGCTCTCCATCGGCTCGCTGCCCACCGACACCGACCAGCTGGTCTTCAAGGCGCTTCAGACCTACGACAACAACGAGGTCGTGCGCTGGATCCAGGAGCCGCAGAGCGGCGCGGCCGAGCCCGCGAACCCGGCGCCGACGCTCAAGCTGACGGCCGCCACCGCGGGCCACGGCGGCACGGCGCCCGCCGCCGACAAGGACGCGGCCGCCGCGAAGCCCGAAGCCTCTTCCTCCTCGAACACCGACACCACCGCCCGCGTCCTGGGCGGCGTGGGCATCGCCGTCGGCGTCGCCGGCGTGGCCTTCGGCGTGTTCGCCGGACGCCGACGCTCCGCGTAA
- the pheA gene encoding prephenate dehydratase yields the protein MSATRYTYLGPEGTFTEAALRTLPEAATRELVPMVSVPAALDAVRNGDAAAALVPIENSVEGGITTTLDQLVSGEPLMIYREVLLSIKFALLVRPGTTLADIKTITAHPAAQPQVRNWLKANLPEALWESSASNADGARLVQEGRYDAAFAGEFAAATYGLEPLITDIHDAVNAQTRFVLVGRPARPAAPTGADKTSVVLWQREDHPGALLELLQEFSVRGVNLMLLQSRPTGEGIGNYCFAIDAEGHISERRVGEALMGLRRICPEVRFLGSYPRAEVTLDDVGVPRAGTSDAEFDEAAEWLARCQDGRL from the coding sequence ATGTCCGCCACGCGATACACCTATCTGGGTCCCGAGGGCACGTTCACCGAGGCAGCCCTGCGCACCCTCCCCGAGGCCGCGACCCGTGAACTGGTCCCGATGGTCTCCGTGCCGGCCGCCCTGGACGCGGTGCGCAACGGGGACGCGGCGGCGGCCCTGGTCCCGATCGAGAACTCGGTGGAGGGCGGCATCACCACCACCCTGGACCAGCTGGTGTCGGGCGAGCCGCTGATGATCTACCGCGAGGTGCTGCTCTCCATCAAGTTCGCGCTGCTCGTCCGCCCGGGCACGACGCTGGCCGACATCAAGACGATCACCGCGCATCCGGCCGCCCAGCCCCAGGTCCGCAACTGGCTGAAGGCGAACCTGCCCGAGGCGCTCTGGGAGTCCTCGGCGTCCAACGCGGACGGCGCCCGCCTGGTCCAGGAGGGGCGCTACGACGCGGCGTTCGCGGGGGAGTTCGCGGCGGCGACGTACGGACTCGAACCGCTGATCACCGACATCCACGACGCGGTGAACGCGCAGACCCGCTTCGTCCTCGTCGGCCGACCGGCCCGCCCGGCGGCGCCCACCGGCGCGGACAAGACCTCGGTCGTCCTGTGGCAGCGCGAGGACCACCCGGGCGCCCTGCTCGAACTGCTCCAGGAGTTCTCGGTGCGCGGGGTCAACCTGATGCTGCTCCAGTCCCGGCCGACCGGTGAGGGCATCGGCAACTACTGCTTCGCCATCGACGCCGAGGGCCACATCTCGGAACGCCGGGTGGGGGAGGCGCTGATGGGGCTGCGGCGGATCTGCCCCGAGGTCCGCTTCCTCGGTTCGTACCCGAGGGCGGAGGTGACGCTCGACGACGTCGGGGTGCCGCGGGCGGGAACCTCGGACGCGGAGTTCGACGAGGCGGCGGAGTGGCTGGCCCGCTGCCAGGACGGGCGCCTCTAG